The following nucleotide sequence is from Endozoicomonas sp. GU-1.
CTCTTTTGAGTTCAAAATGGTCTGGGATACTGCAACAACTGTTCAATCTTCCACTCCCAATATTTCTGAAAAACTGGTGTGCATTAATGACTTTCCGTTATTGCCAGAGCCAGTTTGAACACAAACATGAACGAGCCCGTAAACACTTACTACGCAGTGACGAGCATCAACGGGAACTTCTTTCATTTGCCAATTCTCGGGTATGAATTCCATGACCAGCACTAAACGTCAAATCTCCACCATTATTTCTGCACTGCTTTTATCCTCCTGCGCTCAGGTCATATTCGCACAGAACAGCACAACCGATTTCGGTCAGCTTAGCTGCCTTCTGGAGCCCGGTAAAAGTTCAGATTTGAGCAGCGAAGTGCCCGGTATCATTCGTGACCTGAAGGTGCAACGGGGCGACACCGTCAAAAAAGGTCAGGTGCTTATGGTTTTGAATTCAGATATCGAACAGGCAACCCTGAAAACGGCGAGAGCTCGACTGGATTTTGCTGAGCGTAAACTGCAACGTAATGAAGCTCTTTACAAAGATAAGCTGATCTCTGACCACGAGCAGGATGAACTGTTGACCGAAAAAAGGCTTGCCAGACTGCAGGCCGAGGAAGCACTTGTCCGACTGCGCCAGCGGGAAGTTCGCAGCCCTTTTTCCGGCGTCATTACCGATGTTGTTAAAGAGCCGGGGGAATATATCGACGACTCTCATTTTCTACAGGTGGTAAGTCTCGACCCACTGCATGCCCAGGTCATTTTTCAGGCAGATCTTTACGGACACATCAAAAAAGATACCCCCATAACGTTGTTTACCAAAGGTTCTGAGCAAGGATTCACAGCTCGGATAAAAACTCTTGACCCTATTATTGATGCGGCCAGTGATACCTTTGGTATCACCGTTGAGGTCAACAATGAACAACAGCAACTCGTTGCAGGTTCACGGTGTCGTATAGAAATTTCAGCAATACCGAGTGGCATTCAATGATTCTTTGCTTTGATAGAAAATCAAAATGCATCGGTATCCTAATGTTCAATACTATCATGGCCATGAGAACCAATTATGCTATCTGCTAATTCAACCCCAAAAAAATTCGATGATTTATTCCAGCGACTCGACACAAAGAAATTTTTTCATGGCTGTTGCAGCATCCAGTCTGTATTCCATAAAGAACGATCTATTAAGTTGAAGCCCGGCCAAGTCATAGACCGCAGAATACTGATGGGTTTTGCAAAAGAGCAGAAAACCATTGAGGAGTGGTCTTTATTTTTAAAATTTCTCAATGTCCCGCAGGAGGTCACACGTCAAATCCTCAACAATATTCAAAATGCAGACACACTTTTATTTGGAATAGAGGAGATGGATGATAAAGCAACATTAAAAGTATATTTGGAATACTGGGACTTTCTTGTTTCCCTCATTCAACAAGGTAAACATGATCGGCAACCTTTTGCCCTGAATCGTGGATATAAATGGGAAGCTGACAGTTCAGAACATTGGAAGGAAGATATTTACTGGTGTTACCCGCTTTTAACACTGACTGAAATACATAACCGCATAAA
It contains:
- a CDS encoding efflux RND transporter periplasmic adaptor subunit; translated protein: MTSTKRQISTIISALLLSSCAQVIFAQNSTTDFGQLSCLLEPGKSSDLSSEVPGIIRDLKVQRGDTVKKGQVLMVLNSDIEQATLKTARARLDFAERKLQRNEALYKDKLISDHEQDELLTEKRLARLQAEEALVRLRQREVRSPFSGVITDVVKEPGEYIDDSHFLQVVSLDPLHAQVIFQADLYGHIKKDTPITLFTKGSEQGFTARIKTLDPIIDAASDTFGITVEVNNEQQQLVAGSRCRIEISAIPSGIQ